In Flavobacterium luteolum, the DNA window TTCAATAATGGCTCAACTTCCATGGCTCTTTTTATAGCAAAAATAGCCCCATCATTTCTGGCCCAGCTTCTTCTTGAAATTCCGTTGTTAACATCCCAGAAAAGCATTGAAGCTAAACGCTTTGAGGCCTCTGTAGAACCATCAAGAACCATACCAAATCCGCCATTTATAACCTCTCCCCAGCCAACTCCGCCGCCATTATGGATAGAAACCCAAGTTGCTCCTCTAAAGCTGTCTCCAATCACATTATGAATGGCCATATCGGCAGTAAAACGGGATCCATCGTAGATATTTGACGTTTCTCTATAAGGCGAATCAGTTCCAGAAACGTCGTGATGATCGCGTCCTAAAACCACAGCGCCAATTTCGCCTTTTGCAATTGCTTGATTGAATGCTTCAGCGATTTTAATTCGTCCTTCAGCATCGGCATATAAAATTCGAGCTTGAGAACCTACAACCAATTTGTTTTCTTGCGCGCCTTTAATCCATTTGATATTATCCTGCATTTGCTGCTGAATTTCATTTGGAGCAGTTTCTGCCATTTTCTCTAAGACTTCACAAGCAATAGCATCAGTTTTTAATAAATCTTCTGGTTTTCCTGAAGTGCAAACCCAACGGAAAGGTCCGAATCCGTAATCGAAACACATTGGACCCATGATATCCTGAACGTAACTAGGATATCTAAAATCGATATTATTTTCTGCCATTACATCTGCTCCTGCGCGAGAAGCTTCTAGTAAAAAGGCATTTCCGTAATCAAAAAAGTAAGTTCCTTTTGCTGTGTGTTTATTAATTGCATCTGCGTGACGACGTAAAGTTTCCTGAACTTTTTCTTTGAATAATTCTGGATTATTTGCCATTAAATCATTTGCTTCTTCAAACGAAATTCCAACCGGATAATAACCCCCAGCCCAAGGATTATGAAGAGAAGTCTGGTCTGAACCTAAATCGATTTTGATGTTTTCTTGATCAAAACGTTCCCAAACGTCGACAACATTTCCTAAATAAGCGATAGAAACAGTTTCTTTATTGGTTTTCGCTAAAGCTACTCTGGCAACTAATTCGTCAGTCGAAGTTACCACTTCATTAATCCAACCTTGCTCGTGACGGATTTTAGTAATTTTCGGATTTACTTCGGCGCAGACCGTAATACAACCTGCAATATTTCCAGCTTTTGGCTGTGCGCCAGACATTCCGCCAAGACCAGAGGTTACAAATAAACTTCCTTCTGGATTTTGTTTTATTTTTCTGAAACCATTTAAAACCGTGATTGTAGTTCCATGTACAATTCCCTGCGGGCCAATGTACATGTAACTTCCCGCTGTCATTTGTCCGTATTGTGAAACTCCTAGCGCATTCATTTTTTCCCAATCGTCTGGTTTTGAGTAATTAGGGATTACCATTCCGTTGGTAACCACAACTCTTGGTGCTTCTTTATGCGAAGGAAATAATCCCATTGGGTGCCCAGAATACATCGTTAAAGTCTGCTCATCTGTCATTTCAGACAAATACTGCATTGTCAATAAATATTGTGCCCAGTTTTGGAAAACAGCACCGTTTCCGCCATAGGTAATCAATTCATGCGGATGTTGCGCCACAGCATAATCCAAATTGTTCTGAATCATGTGCATAATCGCTTTTGCTTGCAATGATTTTCCAGGATATTCTTCAATCGGTCTTGCGTACATTTTGTAATCTGGACGAAGACGATACATATAGATACGTCCGTATTTTTCTAATTCTTCTGAAAATTCAGGAATTAATTCGGCATGATGTTTTGGATCAAAATAACGCAAGGCATTTTTAAGCGCCAGCTTTTTCTCTTCTGCCGAAAGAATTTCTTTTCTTTTCGGAGCATGATTAATTGCTGGATCGTACTCTTTTTTTGAAGGTAAGACAGACGGAATTCCTTGTTGTATTTGTTCTTTGAAAGTCATTTTTTTTTAGAGATGCTAAGGTGCTGAGGATCTAAGATGCTAAGATATTGTGCTTAGATTAACAGCAGATTAATTTTTTGTTTTTTTAATTATGTCGCTCCTCTGGAGCTTAAATGTGACTGATGGTTAATTGGTTCTATAAGTATTTAGCTCCTCTGGAGCTGATAAAATAAAGCCTTAGAAAGGCGAAATATTTATAGAAAAACAGTAACCACAATATAAAAGCTCCGGCGGAGCGAAATATTAACCGACGAAATTGGAATTTAAAATTTGGAATTTATTTTAATTGCCTCATTGGCAAATTGTCACATTTTCTAATTAAAAAACTAAGGATAGCGGATATCCGACCTGTGATAGGACTTGTGGATTTTAATCCTGAATTTTCTTGAATGGATATCCATATTAATATTTTAGATTGTTGATTTTAGAATTATCTAATTGACACATTTTCAAATTATCTAATTCGTTTTTCTTCTTATTTCGCCCGTTCTTTTATCGAACCCATAAGGACAGTGGCGACAACCGCTTTTGCAGCAATAACCACGTTTTAAATGATGTTTTTCGGTAAAGCATTTATAACCTTCAGGCGTATAGTAAAAATCTTCGCCTTCGATTAATTTATTTTCATTACTTTGCTCTTTCATAAATCTGCTTCGCGTTCCTTTTCGAATAATCAAAATCAAAAATAAAAAGATTTGATTATGATTTTATTGAAATCGAACAATTTTATAGCTACAAATTTATAAATTTTACAGCCAATGTTTCTGATTGTTGCCAAATATTTAATTCCGAAAGGTTATCGAGGAATGGCTGTATTTCCGTTTGTTTTGGTAAAATATAATTTTGATAAAACAAATGAGGTTTTTGTTAATCATGAAAAGATTCATTTGAGACAGCAATTAGAACTTTTAGTAATTCCGTTTTTTGTCTGGTATTTTTTAGAATATCTAATTCGTTTGATACAATATAAAAATGGGACATTAGCATATCGAAATATCAGTTTTGAAAGAGAAGCTTACACAAAAGAAACGGATTTAAATTATTTAAAAAATCGATCTTTTTTTCGGTTTCTAGGTTACATAAAAAGCAACAAGCAATAAGCTTAAAAAAAAACAGCTATGAATTGTCATTTTTGACTTTCAACTTTTAATAATGAATCCAGTTTTCAATCAAAATATAAATATTCAGTTTCCGAATGATATTTCGTTGACAATTAAGCGAGAAGATTTAATTCATCCGTTTGTTTCAGGAAATAAATTCAGAAAATTAAAATACAATTTACTTCAAGCGAAAGCCAAAAATAAAAAGACGCTGCTGACTTTTGGCGGCGCTTTTTCCAATCATATCGCAGCTGTAGCTTATGCAGGAATGGAACAAGGTTTTAAGACGATCGGCATTATTCGCGGCGATGAGCTTTTAAATAAAATAGAAGAAAATCCAACCTTGAAATTTGCTCAGGAAAACGGAATGCAGTTTGAGTTTGTTTCAAGAGAAGAGTACCGTTTAAAAAACGAAGAATCTTTTATACAAGGGCTGAAAGATAAATTTGGCGATTTTTATTTAGTTCCGGAAGGCGGAACAAACGAACTGGCTGTAAAAGGTTGCGAAGAGATTTTGACAGATGAAGATGCGGTTTTCAACTATGTTTGCTGTGCTGTTGGAACAGGCGGCACGATTTCGGGATTAATTAATAATTCGCTGCCAAATCAGAAAATTTTGGGGTTTCCAGCGTTAAAAGGTGACTTTTTAACCGATGAAATTCGTATTTTTGCAAAAAAAGATAACTGGAATTTAATTTCTGACTATCATTTTGGAGGTTATGGCAAGATAAATTTAGAATTAATTGAATTTATTAATGCTTTTTTTGAAGAAACAAAAGTGTCCTTAGATCCAATTTATACAGGAAAGATGGTTTTTGGCGTTATAGATTTAATCGGCAAAAATTATTTTCCTCCACATTCAAAAATTTTACTCATTCACACAGGCGGATTGCAGGGAATTGACGGAATGAATGTAAAGTTGAAGCAGAAGAAATTACCAATACTCAAAACCAATGATTAAAAAAATTGTATTACTTCTCGTAATATTAGCTTTAGCAAGCTGCTCTTCTAGTAAGCCTGCGATCGCGACGACTAAAAAAGCGGCAGCAGTTCAAGCCAGAACGGCTTCGACAAAAAGAGGCACTCCTGTTAAACCAATCGGTAAAAATTATCCTTCTACAAATAATACAACTGAGGTTATTCAATCTACATCTAAAACAGTTGTTACCAGTGATCTGATTAATAATTATGTGTTGCAGTACAAAGAAATTGCAATGGGAAACATGAAGACTTACGGAATTCCGGCGAGTATTATTTTGGCTCAAGGAATTTTAGAATCTGGTGCAGGAAGAGGAGATTTGGCTGTAGATGCTAATAATCATTTTGGAATAAAATGTCATAATGATTGGTTAGGAGAAAGTGTTCGCCATGACGATGACTCGGCTCAGGAATGTTTTAGAAAATATCCTCAGGCATCAGAATCATATAGAGATCACGCTTTATTTTTGGTTGGAAAAAAACGATATGCTAGTTTATTCACTTACGAAAAAGATGATTACAAAGCTTGGGCAAAAGGGCTTAGAGCTTGTGGATATGCAACAGATCCTAAATATCCAGATAAATTGATCAGTTATATTGAGCGATACAATCTACATCAGTATGATTGTCAAGTTACAGGAAGAAACTATGTGCCAATAAATACTTCGGCTCCAACAAAAAAATCATCTTATGACGTCGCTTCTGATCCAAAAATCAATATGAATCAATATGATCCGAATTTATATGAGGTTCAAAAAGGAGATACGCTATATTCCATTTCGAAGAAATTTAATTTATTAGTTGAAGATTTAAAAAGAAAAAATAATCTGACTGATAATGCTATTTCTATTGGGCAAAGGTTGAAAGTGAAATAATTATTAATTGATAATTGACAATTAACAATTATCAAGAAATCTAAAATAAGAATGTTATATAAAAGAAGTAGTCAGCTTTTTGCTGAAGCAGAAAAAGTAATTCCGGGAGGAGTAAATTCACCAGTTAGAGCGTTTAAAGCAGTTGGCGGAACTCCGATTTTTGTAAAAAGTGCTAAAGGTGCTTATTTATATGATGAAGACGGAAACAAATTAATAGATTATATCAACTCGTGGGGGCCAATGGTTTTAGGTCATGCCTATCAGCCAGTTGTTGATGCGGTAATCGAAAAAGCAAAACTTGGAACTTCATTCGGAATGCCAACAGAATTGGAAACAGAAATTGCAGCTTTGGCTGTTTCTATGGTTCCAAATATTGACAAAATACGTTTTGTAAATTCGGGCACAGAAGCGTGTATGAGCGCAATTCGTCTAGCTCGCGGATTTACAAAAAGAGATAAAATCATCAAATTTGCAGGCTGTTACCACGGACATTCTGATTCATTTTTGATTCAGGCAGGAAGTGGCGCTGTGACTTTTGGATCTCCAAATAGTCCAGGAGTTACAGAAGGAACTGCAAAAGATACTTTATTAGCGAAATACAATGATTTAGAAAATGTAAAAACATTGGTTGAAGCAAATAAAGGAGAAATTGCAGCAATTATTATTGAAGCAGTTGCGGGAAATATGGGGTGTATTCCGCCAGCAAAAGGTTTCTTGCAAGGTTTAAGAGACTTATGTACAGCAAACGGAATCTTATTGATTTTTGATGAGGTAATGACAGGCTTCCGTTTGGCACGCGGAGGAGTTCAGGAATTATATGGAATTGATGCTGATATCGTGACTTTCGGGAAAGTTATCGGTGGTGGATTACCAGTGGGGGCTTTTGCAGCTCGTGAAGAAATCATGAACTATTTAGCGCCTCTTGGACCAGTTTATCAGGCAGGAACATTATCTGGAAATCCATTAGCAATGGCTGCAGGATATACGATGCTGAAAGCTCTTGATAATGATAGAGAAATTTTTACTCGTTTGGAAGAAAAAACAGCTTATTTAGAAGCAGGAATTGATAGAGTTTTAAAAGCTAACAATGTTGTTTTTACAATCAATAGAGTAGGTTCTATGATTTCTGTTCACTTTGATGCAAATCCGGTAACCGATTTCCAAACTGCTGCAAAAGGTGATAACGAAACGTTTAAGAAATTTTTCCATGGATTGTTGCAGGAAGGTGTCTACATCGCACCATCTGCATACGAAACGTGGTTCATTACAGATGCATTGACTTATGAAGATTTAGATTTTACAATCAATGCGATCGATAAAGTTTCGAAAACATTTTAAATAACAAAAAAGAGGCTTTAAAAGCCTCTTTTTTTATGCATCAAATTAGATTTTATCTTTTTTGTGCTCTCTCATTTTATCCTTCATTTTGTCTTTTTTCTCTTCTTGCAGCGCTTTCCATTTTGTGTATTGGTCAGCTTTTAAGATAGATTTCATTTTAGCATCATTTGCTGCAATTTCGTCTTCCATTTGTTTTTTGAAAGCCGCTTTTTCTTCAGCAGTTGGTTTTGTGTTGCTATCTTTTTTTTCTTTTCTAGCTTCTCTAAATTTTTCGGCTTTTGCACTTCTATCTGCTAAAAGCTGCTTTACCTGTGCTTGCTGACTCGCATCTAAATTTAATTCTGTAGTCAGTTTTTGAAGCTGTTTCTCATTGCGCTGTTCTGGAGTCATTCTTTCTCTTTGCTCATGCGCTGGTTTTTGATCCATGTCTTGTGCAAAACTTGCTATTCCAACAAATAACATAGCTGCGATAAATAATTTTTTCATATTCAAGTTTTTTAATTGTTTATAGATTAGACTTTATTATTTAAAACTGGTTTAATCAGTCTTTTAAAATTGTGCTTTATTTAACAGATTGATTTACATTTTTTTAAAGAATGAATTTAAATAAGATTATTATAACGCTAAATATTTGACAGTAAGTATCTTGCTTCGAATATTTTTTTTTAACTTTAGGAAACTATTGCTTTTTCTGTTGTTTATGAAAAGCAATTTCTATGATTCCCATATTTCAGTAATAGATTTTCAAAAACACAATTTAATACTTTATTCTATGGCAGATCTTTCCCAAGCCCACCGCATTCTTTTTTTAAACACTTTGGCATTTGCAATCTGTTTTGCATGCTGGACCCTCAACGGAGTATTGGTTACATTTTTAGTTGATAAAGAAATTTTTAACTGGAGCGTTGTACAAATTGGCTGGCTTTTGGGGATTCCTGTTCTTACGGGATCAATTATGAGATTGCCAATGGGAATTTTAACTGATAAGTTTGGTGGTAAAATTGTGCATTCTGCTTTATTGATTTTGGCTTCTATCCCTTTATTTTTATTGCCATTTGCAACTTCCTTTACGGTTTTCGCTATTTTAAGTTTTCTATTCGGAATGGTAGGAACCAGTTTTGCTGTAGGGGTTGCATCAACCTCTGTTTGGTATCCTAAAGAATGGCAGGGAAGAGCTTTGGGAATTTTCGGAATGGGGACTGCAGGAGCTTCTATAACACCTTTTTTGGCACCTTCACTTTTGAGTACATTTTCAGAAAACGATCCTGAAAATGGATGGAAATGGCTTCCTGTACTTTATGGTTCTGCTTTACTATTAATGGGAATTGTATTTTTGATTTTCGCTAAAAACAAAAAAAGTGAAGCACAATCTAAAACGGTAAAACAATTATTGCAACCCTTAAAGAGAGTGCGTGTTTGGCGTTTCGGAACTTATTATTTCTTAGTATTTGGATCGTTTGTGACTTTCTCGCAATGGCTTCTGCCAAATTTTATGAATGTATATCACACAACTTTAGTTTTAGGCGGAATCTTTACTTCTTGTTTTAGTTTACCTGCGGGTGTCGTACGCGCTTTTGGAGGTTTTTTGTCGGATAAATTCGGAGCCAGAAAGGTAATGTACTGGGTTTTGAGTTCTTCGGTCGTATTAAGCTTTTTATTATTGTTTCCAAAAATGGACATCACTACTTCAGGAAGTGGTCTCTTGGCCAGTAAAGCCGGAACTGTTACAGCGGTTTCGCCAGATAAAATAGTGGTTGATGGTAAAGAATATGCTATAAGTCAGAAAGATGAAAGTCAGCCGCATTCTAAGTTTTTTCCATCCAAAAAAACATGGCAGGAAGTGGTTGTAGAGCAAAATCAAAAAGTGCAAAAGAAGGATTTATTGGCAGAAGGAATTACACAAATTCATTTTGAAGCCAATATGTGGGTGTACTTAGTTTTGGTTATTCTAATAGGAATTTCGTGGGGAATTGGTTCTGCCGCGGTGTACAAACATATACCAGATTATTTTCCCAATGAAGTAGGTGTAATTGGTGGAATGGTCGGACTCTTAGGCGGTTTAGGCGGATTCTTCGGACCCATTATTTTCGGGTATTTATTATCATTTACCGGATTCTGGACGAGTTCTTGGCTTTTTATTCTGGCATTATCATTAACCTGTCTGATTTGGATGCACCGTGTAATTGTAAAAATGACAAAAGAAAAACTGCCTGAAATGGCTAAAGATATTGATCGAAAATAATCTGTCATGAAAGAAAAAACATTTAATACGAAAGCTTTATTAATTGCAACGGCAGCTTCGGTTTTTATGGTCGTATTGGTTTTTTATGGATCAAGAAAGTTGCAGAATTTTGATGCGGCCTTAGTTACCTATTTATTCGGAACTCTGTTTGCATTTTTCGGAGTCGTGTATCGCTATACAGTTTGGCTGCAACGACCGCCAACTTGGATGTATTTCAAGCGCGGAATTCATTTTCTCTTTACAGGAAAAGTATTTTCGCATTTGTGGTTTTTAGGAAAAGAATCGGTTCAAAATATTGCTTTTCAGAAGTTCATTTACCCAAGAGGAAAGTACAGATGGCTGGCTCATTTTTGTATTGCAATTGGCTGTTTTTCTGCTTTTGCAATTACTTTTCCGCTCACATTTGGTTGGATTCATTTTACTTTGGCACCAAATTCCATTTCAGTTTACGAAGCTCACTTTTTTGGTTTTAAAGTAATGGATTTCAGGTTGGATTCTATTATGGCTTTTTTGACTTTCCATGCCTTAAACTGGTCTTCCTATCTAGTTATTTTTGGATCACTTTATTATTTAAGAAGACGTTTGACAAATCCAGGGTTAATTGCCACACAGACTTTTGAAGGCGATTTACTGCCACTTCTTTTATTAATTGCAATCTCGGTTACAGGTTTGTGTCTGACTTACTCTTATCAATTTATGAAAGGATTTGCGTATGATTTTCTCGCAGTAGTTCATGCCGTAACGGTAATTATGTTTTTGATATGGATTCCGTTTGGAAAATTCTTCCACATCATTCAACGACCGGCTCAGATTGGTGCGCACATTTACAAAAAAGAAGGAATGAAAAAAGGAATGGCAATCTGTAAAGAAACAGGAAAACCTTTTACAACTCAGCTTCATATTGATGATTTAAAAATTGTAACCAAACAATTAGGTTTCGATTTTAGTGATGATCAAGGAAATTCACATCTGGATTTAAGTCCAGAAGGAAAACGCGATCGTTTGGCCAAAGCGCATTTAAAAGCAAGAATCGAAGGCGGAAATTTATTTGGATAAAATTATAGTTTCAAGTTTCAGGTTTCAAGTTTCGTCGCAGAAGATGAAACATGAAACCTGAAACCAAAAAATAACAAAAAAAATCATGGCAAAACTACCTGTATCAACCGAAAAAATAATTGAAGCATTTGGTCCGCATCTGAATTATACGCCAAAAGAAGGATATCCAGGACGTGATGAACCAGATAAAACGGTTAAAACACATTGCTGTTTTTGCGGCATGCAGTGCGGAATTCAATTATCTGTAAAAGACAATAAAGTGGTTGGTTTTGAACCTTGGATGGAATTTCCGTTCAACGAAGGCCGTTTGTGTCCAAAAGGTGTTCAGCGCTATATGCAGAACAATCATCCCGACCGATTATTGCACCCCATAAAAAGAATAGAAGGCAAAGGTTTTGAACAAACTACTTGGGATGAAGCTATGGATAAAACCGTTTCTGAAATTAAAAGAATTCAGGAAAAATACGGCAAACATGCTTTTTCGATGTTATCTGGAGTTTCGCTTACAAACGAAAAAAGTTATTTGGTAGGAAAATTTGCGAGAGTAGCTCTAAAAACAAGAAATTTAGATTATAACGGACGTCTTTGTATGGTAAGTGCTGGTGCAGGAAACAAAAAAGCATTTGGTTTAGATCGAGCTTCAAACAATTATTCGGATTTAGAATATGCTGAAGTTATTATTGTTGCGGGAGCGAACATTAGCGAGACGTTTCCAACATTAACCCATTGGATCTGGAAAGCGAGAGATCGCGGCGCTAAATTAATTGTTGTCGACCCACGAGTTATTCCATTGGCGAGAACTGCTGATGTCCATTTAGATGTACGACCAGGAACCGATTCGGCTTTATACGGCGCAATGCTTAAATATCTTGTAGATCACGATATGTTAGATCATGATTTTATTGACAATCATACTTCTGGATTTCAAGATACCATAGATGCTGTAAAAGATTATACTTTGGAATGGGCAGAGGAAATTACAGGAATTTCAAAAGAAAAAATCAAAGAAGCTGCCGAGTTATGGGGAAAAGCAAAAACAAGCTTTTTACTGCACGCACGAGGAATCGAACATCACTCAAAAGGTGTCGATAATGTATTAGGATGCATCAATTTGGTTTTGGCAACAGGAAGAATTGGAAGACCATATTGCGGTTACGGAACCATTACTGGGCAAGGAAATGGTCAGGGCGGAAGAGAACACGGTCATAAATGCGATCAATTGCCTGGAAATCGTGATATCGAAAATATGGAACATCGCAAATACATTGCCGATGTCTGGAAAATTAAGGAAGAAGATATGCCACATAAAGGTATCACAGCTTATGAGATTATCGAAGCAATCCATAGCGGTGAAATAAAGGGATTGATTTCGATTTGTTTTAATCCGTTAGTGTCTTTGCCGAATAATAATTATGTGCGTTCTGCTCTTGAAAAATTAGAGTTTTATGTGGCAATAGATTTCTTTTTGAATGAAACAGCGCGTCATGCTGATATTGTTTTAGCAGGTTCATTGCAGGAAGAAGAAGAGGGAACGACAACTTCAGCCGAAGGACGTGTTATCCGAATTCGTCAAGCTGTAACACCTCCAGGCGATGCAAGAACAGACACTTCAATATTATTAGAAATAGCAAAGAGATTAGGCGAAGAAAAAAGATTTACTTACGCAGATAGCGAAGCCATTTTTAATGAACTGCGTGTCGCTTCAAAAGGAGGAACTGCTGATTATAACGGAATTACTTATAAAAAAGTAGAGGATAATATGGGGGTTTTCTGGCCATGTCCAACCGAAGATCATCCTGGAACGCCAAGATTGTGGGAAGATAAAAAATTTGCTACACCAGACGGAAAAGCACATTTTAATCCTGCTCCTTATAAACTGCCCGGAGAGGTTACAGATGAAGAATATCCAATAACATTAACAACTGGTCGTGTTGTTTCTCAATATTTAAGCGGAACGCAAACTAGAAGAATAGGAAAACTAGTAGATCAATTTCCTGAACCTTTGTTGGAAATTCATCCAGAAATGGCACAGAAATATAATATTCAGCAAAGGGAATTAGTAAAAGTTTCAACCCGAAGAGGAGAAGGAATTTTTCCTGCCAATATTGTAGAAACCATTCGAAAAGATACCGTTTTTATTCCCTATCACTGGCCAGGGAAAAAATCGGCCAATCAGTTAACGCCTGGAACATTAGATCCGATTTCTAAAATTCCAGAATTTAAAGTTTGTGCTTGTAAACTCGAGCCATTAGGAGAAATCAAAAATTCATCAGACAAATCAGATGCTTATGCAAGTGTTTAATCTATAAAAAGCAACAATTATGAATGTAACCAATTATAATAAGAACGAGGAGTTTTTTGTAGACTTACAAAGATGCATAGGCTGCAAAGCGTGCGAGATGGCTTGTTCGGAATGTGAAACGAATGGTCAGGAATCCATGATTCATGTTAATTATGTAGAGCGTGCCGTTACCATTCAGACCACAGTTCAGGTTTGTATGCATTGCGAAGATCCAGTTTGTGCAAATGTTTGTCCAGCTGATGCGATTTCGCAAGATGAATTCGGAGTAGTTCATACCGCAAATACAGAACGCTGCATTGGCTGCTCCAATTGTGTAATGGCTTGTCCGTTTGGAGTTCCGAAGAAAATGGAAGAATATGATTTGATGATGAAATGCAATATGTGTTACGATAGAACCAGCGTTGGTAAAAAGCCAATGTGTGCAACGGTTTGCCCGAGCGGCGCGCTGTTTTATGGAACTCGCGCTCAGATTGAAGAAATGCGTCCAAACAGCACTCCTGTAAATTCATTTGTTTTCGGGAAAGAACGTGTCAACACAAAAGTGAATATCATGATGCCAAAAGGAAGCAACGAATTACGAATATTCTAAATCTAAGATCCATGTCTAAAGAAGATAATTTAAGTGAAAACTGGAAGAAAGATTTTCCATATAAAAAGCAGGAATCGACACAAG includes these proteins:
- the hemL gene encoding glutamate-1-semialdehyde 2,1-aminomutase; this translates as MLYKRSSQLFAEAEKVIPGGVNSPVRAFKAVGGTPIFVKSAKGAYLYDEDGNKLIDYINSWGPMVLGHAYQPVVDAVIEKAKLGTSFGMPTELETEIAALAVSMVPNIDKIRFVNSGTEACMSAIRLARGFTKRDKIIKFAGCYHGHSDSFLIQAGSGAVTFGSPNSPGVTEGTAKDTLLAKYNDLENVKTLVEANKGEIAAIIIEAVAGNMGCIPPAKGFLQGLRDLCTANGILLIFDEVMTGFRLARGGVQELYGIDADIVTFGKVIGGGLPVGAFAAREEIMNYLAPLGPVYQAGTLSGNPLAMAAGYTMLKALDNDREIFTRLEEKTAYLEAGIDRVLKANNVVFTINRVGSMISVHFDANPVTDFQTAAKGDNETFKKFFHGLLQEGVYIAPSAYETWFITDALTYEDLDFTINAIDKVSKTF
- a CDS encoding DUF5522 domain-containing protein, translated to MKEQSNENKLIEGEDFYYTPEGYKCFTEKHHLKRGYCCKSGCRHCPYGFDKRTGEIRRKTN
- a CDS encoding urocanate hydratase, whose translation is MTFKEQIQQGIPSVLPSKKEYDPAINHAPKRKEILSAEEKKLALKNALRYFDPKHHAELIPEFSEELEKYGRIYMYRLRPDYKMYARPIEEYPGKSLQAKAIMHMIQNNLDYAVAQHPHELITYGGNGAVFQNWAQYLLTMQYLSEMTDEQTLTMYSGHPMGLFPSHKEAPRVVVTNGMVIPNYSKPDDWEKMNALGVSQYGQMTAGSYMYIGPQGIVHGTTITVLNGFRKIKQNPEGSLFVTSGLGGMSGAQPKAGNIAGCITVCAEVNPKITKIRHEQGWINEVVTSTDELVARVALAKTNKETVSIAYLGNVVDVWERFDQENIKIDLGSDQTSLHNPWAGGYYPVGISFEEANDLMANNPELFKEKVQETLRRHADAINKHTAKGTYFFDYGNAFLLEASRAGADVMAENNIDFRYPSYVQDIMGPMCFDYGFGPFRWVCTSGKPEDLLKTDAIACEVLEKMAETAPNEIQQQMQDNIKWIKGAQENKLVVGSQARILYADAEGRIKIAEAFNQAIAKGEIGAVVLGRDHHDVSGTDSPYRETSNIYDGSRFTADMAIHNVIGDSFRGATWVSIHNGGGVGWGEVINGGFGMVLDGSTEASKRLASMLFWDVNNGISRRSWARNDGAIFAIKRAMEVEPLLKVTLPNLVDESLL
- a CDS encoding MFS transporter; amino-acid sequence: MKEKTFNTKALLIATAASVFMVVLVFYGSRKLQNFDAALVTYLFGTLFAFFGVVYRYTVWLQRPPTWMYFKRGIHFLFTGKVFSHLWFLGKESVQNIAFQKFIYPRGKYRWLAHFCIAIGCFSAFAITFPLTFGWIHFTLAPNSISVYEAHFFGFKVMDFRLDSIMAFLTFHALNWSSYLVIFGSLYYLRRRLTNPGLIATQTFEGDLLPLLLLIAISVTGLCLTYSYQFMKGFAYDFLAVVHAVTVIMFLIWIPFGKFFHIIQRPAQIGAHIYKKEGMKKGMAICKETGKPFTTQLHIDDLKIVTKQLGFDFSDDQGNSHLDLSPEGKRDRLAKAHLKARIEGGNLFG
- a CDS encoding 1-aminocyclopropane-1-carboxylate deaminase/D-cysteine desulfhydrase yields the protein MNPVFNQNINIQFPNDISLTIKREDLIHPFVSGNKFRKLKYNLLQAKAKNKKTLLTFGGAFSNHIAAVAYAGMEQGFKTIGIIRGDELLNKIEENPTLKFAQENGMQFEFVSREEYRLKNEESFIQGLKDKFGDFYLVPEGGTNELAVKGCEEILTDEDAVFNYVCCAVGTGGTISGLINNSLPNQKILGFPALKGDFLTDEIRIFAKKDNWNLISDYHFGGYGKINLELIEFINAFFEETKVSLDPIYTGKMVFGVIDLIGKNYFPPHSKILLIHTGGLQGIDGMNVKLKQKKLPILKTND
- a CDS encoding glucosaminidase domain-containing protein, with the protein product MIKKIVLLLVILALASCSSSKPAIATTKKAAAVQARTASTKRGTPVKPIGKNYPSTNNTTEVIQSTSKTVVTSDLINNYVLQYKEIAMGNMKTYGIPASIILAQGILESGAGRGDLAVDANNHFGIKCHNDWLGESVRHDDDSAQECFRKYPQASESYRDHALFLVGKKRYASLFTYEKDDYKAWAKGLRACGYATDPKYPDKLISYIERYNLHQYDCQVTGRNYVPINTSAPTKKSSYDVASDPKINMNQYDPNLYEVQKGDTLYSISKKFNLLVEDLKRKNNLTDNAISIGQRLKVK
- a CDS encoding MFS transporter, which gives rise to MADLSQAHRILFLNTLAFAICFACWTLNGVLVTFLVDKEIFNWSVVQIGWLLGIPVLTGSIMRLPMGILTDKFGGKIVHSALLILASIPLFLLPFATSFTVFAILSFLFGMVGTSFAVGVASTSVWYPKEWQGRALGIFGMGTAGASITPFLAPSLLSTFSENDPENGWKWLPVLYGSALLLMGIVFLIFAKNKKSEAQSKTVKQLLQPLKRVRVWRFGTYYFLVFGSFVTFSQWLLPNFMNVYHTTLVLGGIFTSCFSLPAGVVRAFGGFLSDKFGARKVMYWVLSSSVVLSFLLLFPKMDITTSGSGLLASKAGTVTAVSPDKIVVDGKEYAISQKDESQPHSKFFPSKKTWQEVVVEQNQKVQKKDLLAEGITQIHFEANMWVYLVLVILIGISWGIGSAAVYKHIPDYFPNEVGVIGGMVGLLGGLGGFFGPIIFGYLLSFTGFWTSSWLFILALSLTCLIWMHRVIVKMTKEKLPEMAKDIDRK